One region of Labrus mixtus chromosome 1, fLabMix1.1, whole genome shotgun sequence genomic DNA includes:
- the nqo1 gene encoding NAD(P)H dehydrogenase [quinone] 1 isoform X1, whose protein sequence is MAQKTVLIVYAHQSPGSFNAAVRDAAMEELKEQGYSVLVSDLYAMNFRANATQDDIIGDLKNPELFQYGEETMHAWMEGHLSEDIAAEQKKVEAAELIIFQFPLYWFSVPAIMKGWIDRVLTQGFAFSLEKMYNNGIFKDKKAMLSFTTGATQTMFRPDGINGDINVTLWPLQNGTLHFCGFQVLAPQIFWSPTHCPPSVRTAMLDGWRARLKGLLGEKPLTFAPCELFDLSFQGGFLLWPKVREERESQPYGLTTGHHLGKPLPPDNQITAQSAVESSANADCRK, encoded by the exons ATGG ctcagAAGACAGTCCTGATCGTTTACGCCCACCAGAGTCCGGGTTCGTTTAACGCGGCGGTGCGTGACGCGGcgatggaggagctgaaggagcagGGATACAGCGTCCTCGTGTCCGACCTGTACGCCATGAACTTCAGAGCCAACGCCACGCAGGATGACATCATCG GTGACCTCAAGAATCCGGAGCTCTTCCAGTACGGAGAGGAGACGATGCACGCCTGGATGGAGGGTCACCTCAGTGAAGACATCGCCGCCGAGCAGAAGAAAGTGGAGGCGGCAGAGCTGATCATCTtccag tttccTCTGTACTGGTTCAGTGTTCCTGCCATCATGAAGGGCTGGATTGATCGAGTCCTGACTCAGGGCTTCGCTTTCTCCCTCGAGAAGATGTACAACAACGGGATATTCAAG GATAAGAAAGCAATGTTGTCTTTCACTACGGGAGCCACGCAGACGATGTTCAGACCCGACGGCATCAACGGAGACATCAACGTCACGCTGTGGCCGCTTCAG AACGGGACGCTGCATTTCTGCGGCTTTCAGGTTCTGGCTCCTCAGATCTTCTGGAGTCCGACTCACTGCCCTCCCTCCGTGCGAACCGCCATGTTGGACGGGTGGCGAGCGCGGCTGAAAGGCCTGCTGGGAGAGAAACCTTTGACCTTCGCCCCCTGTGAGCTCTTTGACCTCAGCTTTCAGGGGGGGTTCCTGCTGTGGCCGAaggtgagggaggagagagagtcgCAGCCGTACGGCCTCACCACGGGACACCACCTGGGCAAACCGCTGCCCCCCGACAACCAGATCACCGCTCAGTCCGCCGTAGAAAGTAGTGCCAATGCAGACTGCAGGAAGTAG
- the nqo1 gene encoding NAD(P)H dehydrogenase [quinone] 1 isoform X2 — MAQKTVLIVYAHQSPGSFNAAVRDAAMEELKEQGYSVLVSDLYAMNFRANATQDDIIGDLKNPELFQYGEETMHAWMEGHLSEDIAAEQKKVEAAELIIFQDKKAMLSFTTGATQTMFRPDGINGDINVTLWPLQNGTLHFCGFQVLAPQIFWSPTHCPPSVRTAMLDGWRARLKGLLGEKPLTFAPCELFDLSFQGGFLLWPKVREERESQPYGLTTGHHLGKPLPPDNQITAQSAVESSANADCRK; from the exons ATGG ctcagAAGACAGTCCTGATCGTTTACGCCCACCAGAGTCCGGGTTCGTTTAACGCGGCGGTGCGTGACGCGGcgatggaggagctgaaggagcagGGATACAGCGTCCTCGTGTCCGACCTGTACGCCATGAACTTCAGAGCCAACGCCACGCAGGATGACATCATCG GTGACCTCAAGAATCCGGAGCTCTTCCAGTACGGAGAGGAGACGATGCACGCCTGGATGGAGGGTCACCTCAGTGAAGACATCGCCGCCGAGCAGAAGAAAGTGGAGGCGGCAGAGCTGATCATCTtccag GATAAGAAAGCAATGTTGTCTTTCACTACGGGAGCCACGCAGACGATGTTCAGACCCGACGGCATCAACGGAGACATCAACGTCACGCTGTGGCCGCTTCAG AACGGGACGCTGCATTTCTGCGGCTTTCAGGTTCTGGCTCCTCAGATCTTCTGGAGTCCGACTCACTGCCCTCCCTCCGTGCGAACCGCCATGTTGGACGGGTGGCGAGCGCGGCTGAAAGGCCTGCTGGGAGAGAAACCTTTGACCTTCGCCCCCTGTGAGCTCTTTGACCTCAGCTTTCAGGGGGGGTTCCTGCTGTGGCCGAaggtgagggaggagagagagtcgCAGCCGTACGGCCTCACCACGGGACACCACCTGGGCAAACCGCTGCCCCCCGACAACCAGATCACCGCTCAGTCCGCCGTAGAAAGTAGTGCCAATGCAGACTGCAGGAAGTAG